A region of the Styela clava chromosome 1, kaStyClav1.hap1.2, whole genome shotgun sequence genome:
AAGCTCCAAATCggcattcaaaattttgacgAGAATCTTTTGTTAACTTTAGATCTGCATATTTACCCAGCACAAAGCAATTACTCAGATGTAGGTTGCAAATTGGCCTAATTATTCTATTATCAGAGGTTAAACACCTTTCTTTTTAGCTCTGGGGTTATTGTTCAACCGAGAACTTcttgttcaattcaaatttttactttaaagaaacataaaacatgaaaaatgaaatcataCCTCAAGTCTTGGTTTATACAATGATGATATGGACATCGATGATCATAATGGGGAACGCAAAGAAAGATACAGACATCAGGATTTGTCAGTCGTCAACATCAGCTACAATTCTACTGGTGAAAGATAACGAGGGAACATGTTATCATTTGGCAAAAGAAAAAGCAAATTACGAGGTAAGCAAACTTGATATGAGTCTGAACAAAAGCCAATGActagttcaaatattttgtagGAACGAATGCTGAACGCCCTGAAACAATTAATTATGTACATTTCCTGAAACATGagcgctcccaaagtatgtgtaccaatatggaggtaactaattttgttttcctattttatatcaaattgtgTTAAGGGACTGAACCCTATGAGCAGGAGGATATTCACTTAgcaaacacagacagtccccgaactcgtaataaaactaatagaactaaaataatgaacaCCATCCAAGTattaaaacaagtatttgtgattaaaACAATTAGGTTTAGGGAATGCTTTAAATAACGAATCTTATTTAAATAAAGCAATTTTTCCTATGGCGATTTACCCTATGAGGCGATTTTCCTAGAACCGTCGGGGAAAAGCAAAATTGGCACCAGATTCTTTATCCCATGAGGACATTCTCATAGAATCTAGTTCCTAATCCTAACTGAAATCACTGAGATGGCATACCAAAGTAGCACCCAATCAATTAGAGCTAAATAGGTTCATTTAGTTTAGATGGTTCTAGGAAAAATCGCTGTAAGAAAAATCtccttatttaaaaaagatttgttATTTAATAGCATACTCTAACCCAGAGTGGTCCAAGGTTGACtgtctcgcgggccacactattattttggtattgttcACAGGCCACAATAGTCCCAAGAACTGTTCAAAAttgcaatacaaaataaacacttttattgtcaaAACACACTGgttattatttgtcatttatccaGCTAAAACGTGccaaaactaccaaaaaactcaTTAAAACGTGCAAACAAAcatcttactatatctacagTTAGTGTGAGATTTCAAACCGTTCATAAAGGAGAAAATGtcgttttagattgtcaccgacacaacttgcagacatattaaGCAATCATTGTGGCCTTTTCCCTGCGATATCCAGGTAAATATCTGTTTGAATCgatcagctttcttttcaaactcatgtttacaaaataactgcagattggtTGATTACCGAactttaccaaatttgagatattgGAGGGTAAATACACAATTTTCTGACATACAGGCAGCATTTTTTACTGTTTGcgcagtttgaaaaaaaaacactcgaCAGGAATAATATTGTTCAGCCATTGCATTAATAagtagttatcaggcatagccaacctctGCTAattaatagattcctcattcgatttttagttttctattaagcctattttgttagcatatattcccgaccaaaaaacagaaaaccaattaacaatttagactagccaaacACATTATTCCACTTCACTGGTTGACTCAGCTAGCcctaacactagtcaattcagtgaaaCTCATTAGTAATGTAACGATATATCAAATTACAACAAGAACTTATAATTACCATTTCTGGTTATTTATACGACAAAACATCACCAAATACGTTTTTTTGTTTACCTTCCTGAAAATGCGAcacgggccacagataatgaagcagcGGGTCGCATGTGGCCcgtgggcctgggtttggaccaccctgctctaacccataaacctaactgttttaatcacaaatacttgttttacagcaaaatgctcttgcaaTTGTTCCTATGGGCGAAATTTCCTGCGAAGAGATTTGCTACAGTGAAATTTCATACGGCGAATTTTCTAGACATGCATTTAGATAGCTCGAGTCACACATGAATGAATTTTCCTAACAGTCtttttttccacatattttggGATTTGAAATCTAATTGAATTCTTTCTGCAGGAAGCTATGAGGTTTTGTACTTCACTTGGTGGAAACATAGCAAACATCCGAGATCTCAAAACATCAAAGTTGAGTCAAAGATTATATTGGTCATACTCAAAACAGGTGTGTTTTCTATTTTAAGGTggggtttcaaaatttagggggtggtagaTATTTTGGTATtggtgataaaactatttgaaatGTGTTATGTATCAATTAGCCTGATCATCTTCACTGGCATATGAGCCACTTTCTGAACATTCAAATACCGgtacttttttattttcgttGATAATTGAAATATCAGTGTCAGTGTCACACCTAAAAATTGGGGGGTGgggtagggaaatcactgagTGTACTATAGTCTCCAAACCTTTGCTTGACGCAAACAGCAATATTTTGATACTTTTCAGGTTAAACCTTGGAAAATCCCTCCCAAGTTCCACACTATGACACTCTGTTAAACAATCGACCCATCACATCACCATTACTGTATAGTTATTATTCGTTAGCGTTTAGGAGTATGTCTGAAATTACTTCGAAATGAAAAATTCCTTCACTACCTTAGAGTACAGTACAtgggttctaggaaaattcgccaTAGGAAATCTCGACGCAACAAATTTGCTACATAGGAAAAATCAACGAATGAAAAATCGAcacaagagcattttgctgtaaaataagtatttgtgataaaaacagttaggtttttgaGGTacctttttatttgaaaaaaaattcgttaTTTAAGAACTTATcctaaccctataaacctacacatttttatcacaaattctgttttacagcaaaattcTCTTGCGACAATTTTTTAAGCAacatacttgttttacagcaacaTGCTTTTGCGGCGCTTTTTTCATGCCGCGAATCTCCCTATGCAGCTGAATTTCCTACGGCGAATTTTACGGACGCGCAGTAAATGTGACATTGCTTTCGCAATATGGTAATaaagatgaaataaatataagagaagaaaataatatataattgccTCTGTGGAAgaatcttgaaattatttttttttccagccAACAGCACCGAAATGCAATGCCATGCCAGGATTCAAAAGTGTGAATTGCAAGACAAACTTGCCTTATATATGTACAACCAATGCAGGTATTGAAAAGTTGATATTTTTGAGAGAGTGAGGAAAGATGATAAGATTGTTTGCTTCATAGCAAACCAGGGAAGAGAGGCTCAAGCCATTGACTTATCCCGAACCACCATTTATCTGAGACTCCATTTACCTAAATGGAATGACTtggaccagtggttctcaaacagtgggTCGACCCCCACAAGGGGTAGAGTATTAATTTTTGAGGGGGGTGGatctaatgaaaaatatatttatttgttagatttgatcttacccgctttattttggatatttacatttcctaATTTCGATATTTACGATCCATCCACATActttcaacgtattttttgaataaaacctactttcgccttactagttgttatttgtagcctattgttagctagttatatTTGAGTtggggcacgagacttgacaaattcaaaAAGGGGGCCCCCTGCCTaataagtttgagaaccactgttctagaatGTACTAAGAATTGCGAATTATACAATTTTGGTTCCTCGCTGTATATATCAACTTTAAttcgaaaaattcaattttaccAACCTCTTTAttactttaatttttgtttcttcTTATTGAAGCATACGCTGGTCAGACTTTGAAAACGTTCTGGAGCGCGAAAATCATTTGTGTGGATTCTTATAAACTCAATCTGTTATCACCGAAAACTTTGAAGGACGTAGAAGCAACTGAGAAATATCTGAGAGAAAAATGGTAAAAACTAATTTGATGTTTTCGATATGATAAAAAGTCTATGAATCTGTCAAGctttgattaaatatatttacatttctaaCCTGTACTGGTAACTGGTCATAAAGGTTTGTTCCTTATGAATAAACTTATTAGGGTAGGATTCaccttacatatttatcccgggggagaggaaagcgaGAGAGAGGCTTAACCATAGCCTCTCATTCGATTACCATTCtgtgtcgagtatgggattagttagctatttgttttcggaagtatgggcttgatggtggaggtAGCCATAAGCAACCagaggttacgtgaaccactctacagcagcaagaagtccagcaatcctctcacacataatcaTCACCGCATGGGATACCAATCTGCGAACCCATGCAAAGTAATCAGAGGTACGGTGGCGAACATATTCCAAATGCttagcacaatgagccacaccgccacaCTATTGGCAGAGATAGTCAAAATTGAGCAATCAATATACTTTTGAATGCTTtcagaaacaatatttttgattatcAATCCAGTGTGCAAATTGGATCAAGCCcaataaatgaattttcataGGAAATCATTGTATATTGAAGAAGATTGAGCATTTACAATTAGAACAGGTGTTATTTCAATACATACTCCAATCTCCcaaaataattaattcctaaatCCGAAATGTACTATGCTGAATAAGGCCTGTGATAAAATGATATAATTGTTAGACCTATAAAAAAGTACATTCTGTGATAAAGTATCACTTTGACAAGTATGCGAATATTTTCCCGGTGTAATGTTAATTTTGTCAAATGTGAAGTTACCTTTAAGGTGTGCAACTAACTGCACGCGTCATTGTCATTTGCGGACCACCAGACCATTTGTGGACTAAAATCTCAATCTCGCGCACTTGCAACATTAGTTTTCAAAGCATGGGTCGTAATATTTTCTAACGCCTAGCTAAAATGATTGTTCCATGTTTTTGAGTTGAATGTGTACTTTGTTCGCATTctgataatatattatactgttggaatatatttcacATAGTATGTAGACTCCGCTCAGCGTTAATATATTCATGCTCAGTGAAGCAAACGTTTGCTCAGTGTAACattttcttagagggaacactggtcaaatatatattccaAATGTAACTATTAGTAATACAGAAAGTAGATGTGTCACAAGTTTGGGAACCTTTGgtcaattgatttttattttctattaggaaatttgctcaaagtaaggtcaGGCGCACTCACTCTAaaatataaacgagaatatcggtcagagaccgaagacttaacgatcgaaagttaggggatcccccaaaacaacgctcttactccatagtgacaccttgtgccccatcactaattaattaataactcgctaattatacgacataattcgcccaaaatcaataggcttctggtccgagataagatgaatgcacaaagtttgaacacaaaattttttttgtttggaacagacatgggcaaagtacgacCCGCAGACCAAATCCGCCCATAGGGTctttcaatctggcccgcctgatgctgccgtAACCAAAACCCAAATTTGATGTTTAGCTAAGAATAGCtcaaaaaatttgttgagataTTGTCTTCCaaatttgctttgtaacactgtaaaggggatttttgttataatattttacaggAAGAGCTCAAGTAAAATTTTGTCTTGCACTGTATGGATTGGACTTACATGGAGAAACAATAATCTAACTTGGAATCGTGGCGTTCACAGCAAAACATTGGCAGACAGGAAAGGTATGATAAATAATGACACCAGGGATTCATAATATACCAGTGTTGGGAGACAGTCCCAAAACCCAAGCCAAGTCACAGGTCTTAATTCCGAGCTGAGAGTCACGGGTGCTTAGTTGAGTACAAGCAGTTGTGAGATTCGAAATTTTAAGAACGGATATCACTTTTTCACTTCTATCCATTGCAATTGATGACTCGTAGAAAAGTACATACTGGGTACATAAGTCATTGCAATTGATGACTGGTTTATATTGAGTGGAAAAgtgttatgaaatatttatagtCAAATTGAGTAGTTAGATaatttggtactcccatagtgtatgtaccaggttatgattaggccacaattttatttagattttcctcactttagttctattacgatgtcagggactgtctgtgttaaacaataaatatacccctgcccaagAAAATCAGTTACCTCATATTGGTACAtgcacttctggagcgccaaaaattcTTTGAAGTGAATGATATTGCAAATGCCAAAGTTAACAAAATGACGTCAATTTGCGTTGAACTGTGAAAGAATTGGCGAAAATAGAAATATGATAGGCTATATAGGAAGTGAATATCTGACTCAGAAATGACTAGTTCTACGTATTCAGGGAAAATTTTGTAAACTTTACCTATTATTAGCATTGGTTTACTACTTTTTTCCCAACCTATGGTCCCAGTTTTGCGTCGCCTGCAATTATTTTTGGGTCTCatgtttttcaataaaatccTAAAAGTTACTATATTTAGTttctggtaaatttttattgattataatatttttagtaTTGCAGTGTTGCTCAATGGTAATGTGGAAAGTATCACATGCCTAAAATAAATGCTTGAGTATAAATGCCTAAAAACTTGGCAGCATTCAGTTTGCTGAGTACAGCCACGCCTTCTTCAAAAAGCTGTCTTCTCACTTTGGGGTAATTTCTGGGGAACTAAAGGTTATGTAAaactattgttttatattagtgaTTAAGTTTAAGGCCATAAAAGTACTACTTGCCGTTCAGTATTTGAGCATGTCCTTGAGTCGCAAGATTTTACAAGGTTGGAACTACTGGTTTACTATGTCTTTTACacttttaatatataatatgcTTGCAAATGAACGtgaaataatattgtaataaaacCCTTTAATCACTACAACTGATAAACTCGACTTGCgcaatataaacaaaaacaagGTGACATAATATTCTTTTCCATTCAGATCTTCCATTCAAAATTATACCAGAAACTCCAGTGAATGCAAAACAAGATCAGAGATACCATGCAATAATGAAATTTGATGGGTTACATTTCATTGTAACTTGGGAACAAAAAGACGCGAAGGCCAATTATATATATGGGGAATTTACCAGCAGTGCTGACTCAAAGACCATTTGGGATGGAAGGAGAGACAACGAATTGGGAGACGAGTACCGCTAATGGTAGGTTCCTATTTTTTTAAGTAGAGGAAGACACCATATCTTCTTCCATAAGCTTTATTCCAGCATTTCAAAATTACCGTTCAAGTGTAATATTCAAACCATCGtctataaaatgaataaatataatcaaGAGCTCTACAGGGTGTTTTTGATTCACTAGTTGATTCATGTATTGACTAGGGTAGCATCAGAGGTGAAAAATCTCAAGATCAAATGCCAAGCTAACGTCTTACCCAGTGTGTAAAAAAATGGGTAGACAATTCGGAGCCGTAAAGATTCCGGTCCTTCTGAAATACAGTTTCTTTTCTTTCTTGCCTTTAAACCAAAGCATTGGTTAAAATTTTCCAAGCTTAAGAATTAGGTAATGGTTTTAACTGAAGCTACTTCATTTTATTGGTATCAAATTATCTCCGAGGTTCAAGTGGTATGTtgaagtatgttgatagatatttgtctgttagagACACACGATATATCACGAAAGCGAGGCTAAATCctctccaaattttgcatgtacattcacCATATCTcagatcagaagcctattgattttggatggattatgtcgtataattagcgagtttgTGCAATATTTCTCGTGGTATATCCCAGCGGTACCCAAAAGGCTCGCCGTGACGAGTTGCTAGGTGCGCCGCGAAAATctacagaattgtgttaaacatatctaaaatatgattgaatattatacaaattgtatttattttataggTTTAATTGTTTCTTCTTCcaaatgctgtgtatataatTCGATAAGTTCACTTCACTTTCctatgtcatttattttttgttacctattgtctgcctctattgttacgtaacggTAACAATATAGGTAACCACTATTTGCTGGAATTTTGTGATCTGCAGCCAattatctgctgaatcgagtttagcgaacaaGAGTGatctttttagcatttcaaatgATAATCAGGCTTTTGCATTTATTGCATAGACCTACATGCTTACAAACTTTGAAAGGCacaaagtacacattaacgatcacaaaattgagtttagTTTGAAAGCAGCATCtttttcgtgtaagtgcgccgtgagtttttttcCCTGGTAAAATGGCACCGcgcgaacaaaaagtttgggaaccgctggtgtAACCATCTTCAGACATCTAGTTGGGCTAcgcaaaaaaattagttttttacATGTAGACAACGAAATAAAAAAGTTCTCgcaatgtcaaattttatttattcaaaatgttaGTCTCACAATTGAAATTCAAGTTCTTGCATAGATTATATCAGCTGTTAACATAAACTGTTGGATTAGGTTTTTATGTTTGATGGGGAAAAATACGAGTGCTGACAAGAGCCACACTAAACAATTTAGTGGGCCTGGTTGTGgcccgcctgttgcacacccctacaTTAGACTTAACTATGATGGCATTCAAAGTCACCATATCTAGGGTGTCAATGCCGAACCTGTAACATACAAGTAATTCCAATAAATCGTAGCTCCTTACATGTCGTCAATGGtggataggataagatttacatatttatcccgggggagaggaaagccgatgagatggcttatccatatggcgaaccacagcctctcgtccggttaccattccaagtcgggtatgggattagttatattgtttgttttcggaggcatggacttggtggtggagaaagccgtaaccgaccagcggttacgtgaaccacccaacgacagcgaggagtccagcaatcctctcgcacataaccatcgctgcatgggattcaaacctgcgaacccacgcagagtaattagaggtgcggtggcgagcgtattcctaacgcttagcccgttgagccacaccgccgtgcCTGGTGGCCTGTACATGTCTTTGTACACAGCAAACATTGTGAATAAATGTCAcataaatttgtatttattattactCTCCCAAATAAATACACACGTGTTTTTAAAGCAACAGATTCGACTCCAGAAGTCCGAGATCAGAGTCCCGAAACCGAAAGACCGCAATACTGGAACATTATACTGCCCCTAGTTGGGATAATTACACTGTCCTTGATTATACTAACCACAGTCTTTCTACGAAAGTACAAGAAAAGGTGAGAAAACTTACTTAACCATGGAATATCACTAGGACTGTGAAGTGGAAGAATGTCACTGTGATTTTGGTACTCCTGTGgtatgtctaccaggttaggattaggccataatttgattccgattttccttattttagttctattttgaGTTAGGGGACCATAGGCttcggtccctttacacaacttgatttaaagtaggcgaacaaaattagttacctccatattggtgcacatacttctggagcgccattttttgaataaaaaaaaaattcataatcagATCAACAGTTTTGAGTTCTTTTGAAAACTAAATTaactacaaaattaaattaaatattactCAATAACGTCAACGATAGACAATTTTTAATAAACTCTAAGCATTCTCAATAGACAATTAAAAAAGCGTGCATACACAAAATAATTGACCGCCTGAAGTaagtgaactaagatggcggacaccggaacgtggtatgtgtactaggttaggccataatttcaggtacaaatactacaggagtcacttggatagtccccgaatttgtaatagaacaaaaataaggaaaattggaatgaacgatggcctaaccctaacctggtacacatactacgttcaagTGTCTGTCGTTTTGGTTCTCATACTACAGGAATACCAAACAATCATCTATCAAAAATCAAGTCTTCTCAGAATTTGGAGTCGCAGTCCAAATCCCCTTCAAAGCTAGAGACATAGAGTCAAAAGTTTTGCCAATCCATATTCAGAATGGATGGCTCACAAATTACAACCAGATGTAAATTTGTTACTCCcgaagtgtgtgaaccaagatgacggataCCGGagcagtagtatgtgtaccaggttagggttaggccataatttcaggtaaaacactacgggagtcactctATTACGAGTccccgaaatcgtaatagaactaaaagaggataattggaataatattatggcctaactctaacctggtacatttCAGTGCCCGCCCttttgattcacatactttgaGAGTGCAGTAAATTTTTCCTGCCTTCACTGCCATGTTAACTTCAATTCTCTTTTAATTTAGACATGA
Encoded here:
- the LOC144427361 gene encoding uncharacterized protein LOC144427361; this translates as MMIWTSMIIMGNAKKDTDIRICQSSTSATILLVKDNEGTCYHLAKEKANYEEAMRFCTSLGGNIANIRDLKTSKLSQRLYWSYSKQPTAPKCNAMPGFKSVNCKTNLPYICTTNAGIEKLIFLRE